A DNA window from Pseudomonas wuhanensis contains the following coding sequences:
- the spoT gene encoding bifunctional GTP diphosphokinase/guanosine-3',5'-bis pyrophosphate 3'-pyrophosphohydrolase: MPSIDALADRLSTYLGKDQVNLVRRAYFYAEQAHDGQRRRSGEAYVTHPLAVANILADMHMDHQSLMAAMLHDVIEDTGIAKEALQAQFGETVAELVDGVSKLTQMNFETKAEAQAENFQKMAMAMARDIRVILVKLADRLHNMRTLEVLSGEKRRRIAKETLEIYAPIANRLGMHAIRIEFEDLGFKAMHPMRSARINQAVKRARGNRKEIVNKIEESLSHCLAIDGIQGEVSGRQKHLYGIYKKMRGKRRAFNEIMDVYAFRIIVDKVDTCYRVLGAVHNLYKPLPGRFKDYIAIPKANGYQSLHTTLFGMHGVPIEIQIRTREMEEMANNGIAAHWLYKSSGDEQPKGTHARARQWVKGVLEMQQRAGNSLEFIESVKIDLFPDEVYVFTPKGRIMELPKGSTAVDFAYAVHTDVGNSCIACRINRRLAPLSEPLQSGSTVEIVSAPGARPNPAWLNFVVTGKARTHIRHALKLQRRSESISLGERLLNKVLNGFDSSLEKIPAERVQLMLHEYRLELIEDLLEDIGLGNRMAYVVARRLLGEGEQLPSPEGPLAIRGTEGLVLSYAKCCTPIPGDPIVGHLSAGKGMVVHLDNCRNISEIRHNPEKCIQLSWAKDVTGEFNVELRVELEHQRGLIALLASSVNAADGNIEKISMDERDGRISVVQLVVSVHDRVHLARVIKKLRALTGVIRITRMRA; the protein is encoded by the coding sequence ATGCCGAGCATAGACGCCCTCGCCGATCGCTTATCGACCTACCTCGGCAAGGACCAGGTCAATCTGGTCCGCCGAGCGTACTTCTACGCCGAACAAGCCCACGACGGCCAACGCCGCCGCAGCGGTGAGGCGTACGTCACGCACCCACTCGCGGTTGCAAATATTCTTGCCGACATGCATATGGACCATCAGAGCCTGATGGCGGCCATGCTGCATGACGTGATCGAAGACACCGGTATTGCCAAGGAAGCGCTGCAAGCGCAGTTCGGCGAAACCGTGGCCGAACTGGTCGACGGGGTCAGCAAACTGACCCAGATGAACTTCGAGACCAAAGCCGAAGCCCAGGCCGAAAACTTCCAGAAAATGGCCATGGCCATGGCCCGCGATATTCGCGTGATCCTGGTCAAGCTGGCCGACCGCCTGCATAACATGCGCACCCTGGAAGTGCTATCCGGCGAAAAGCGCCGGCGGATCGCCAAGGAAACCCTGGAAATCTATGCGCCCATCGCCAACCGGCTGGGCATGCACGCCATCCGCATAGAATTCGAAGACCTCGGCTTCAAGGCCATGCACCCGATGCGTTCCGCGCGGATCAACCAGGCGGTCAAACGCGCCCGGGGCAACCGCAAGGAAATCGTCAACAAGATCGAAGAGTCCCTCAGCCACTGCCTCGCCATCGATGGCATCCAGGGCGAGGTCAGCGGTCGTCAGAAACACCTCTACGGCATCTACAAAAAAATGCGCGGCAAGCGTCGAGCCTTCAACGAGATCATGGACGTGTACGCGTTCCGGATCATCGTCGACAAGGTCGATACCTGCTACCGCGTGCTGGGTGCTGTACACAATTTGTACAAACCGTTGCCGGGGCGTTTCAAGGACTACATCGCGATCCCCAAGGCCAACGGCTACCAGTCGCTGCACACCACGCTGTTCGGCATGCACGGTGTACCGATCGAGATTCAGATCCGCACCCGTGAAATGGAAGAGATGGCCAACAACGGCATCGCCGCCCATTGGCTGTACAAATCCAGCGGCGACGAGCAGCCCAAAGGCACTCACGCCCGCGCCCGCCAGTGGGTCAAAGGCGTGCTGGAGATGCAGCAACGGGCCGGCAACTCGCTGGAATTCATCGAGAGCGTGAAGATCGACCTGTTCCCGGACGAGGTCTACGTGTTCACACCCAAAGGCCGGATCATGGAGCTGCCCAAAGGCTCCACGGCGGTCGACTTCGCTTACGCGGTACACACCGACGTGGGCAACAGCTGCATTGCCTGCCGGATCAACCGTCGTCTCGCGCCGCTGTCCGAACCGCTGCAAAGCGGCTCCACGGTCGAGATCGTCAGCGCTCCGGGCGCGCGGCCGAACCCGGCCTGGCTCAACTTCGTGGTCACCGGCAAGGCGCGGACCCACATCCGCCATGCATTGAAACTGCAACGCCGCTCCGAATCCATCAGCCTCGGCGAACGCCTGCTGAACAAGGTGCTCAACGGCTTCGACAGCTCGCTGGAAAAAATCCCGGCCGAGCGCGTGCAGTTGATGCTCCACGAGTACCGCCTCGAATTGATCGAAGACCTGCTCGAAGACATCGGCCTGGGCAATCGCATGGCTTACGTGGTCGCCCGCCGCTTGCTCGGCGAAGGCGAACAGCTGCCGAGCCCGGAAGGCCCGCTGGCGATTCGTGGCACCGAAGGCCTGGTGCTCAGTTACGCCAAGTGCTGCACACCGATCCCGGGCGACCCGATTGTCGGTCACCTCTCCGCGGGCAAAGGCATGGTGGTGCACCTGGACAACTGCCGCAACATCAGCGAAATCCGCCACAACCCGGAAAAATGCATCCAGCTCTCGTGGGCCAAGGATGTCACCGGTGAATTCAATGTCGAGCTGCGCGTCGAACTGGAACACCAGCGCGGCCTGATCGCCCTGCTGGCCAGCAGTGTCAACGCGGCCGACGGCAATATCGAAAAAATCAGCATGGACGAACGCGACGGTCGTATCAGCGTGGTCCAACTGGTGGTCAGTGTGCACGACCGTGTGCATCTGGCCCGCGTGATCAAGAAACTGCGCGCCTTGACCGGGGTGATCCGCATCACCCGCATGCGCGCGTAG
- the rpoZ gene encoding DNA-directed RNA polymerase subunit omega, which produces MARVTVEDCLEHVENRFELVMLSTKRARQLATGGKEPLVQWENDKPTVVALREIAEGLMSYEFIANAEIVEDEPLFAAFEDESNEAV; this is translated from the coding sequence ATGGCCCGCGTAACCGTTGAAGACTGCCTAGAACACGTGGAAAACCGCTTTGAGCTGGTCATGCTCTCTACCAAGCGTGCCCGTCAACTGGCCACCGGCGGCAAAGAGCCCCTGGTTCAGTGGGAAAACGACAAGCCTACTGTTGTAGCGCTGCGTGAAATCGCTGAAGGCCTGATGAGCTACGAGTTCATCGCCAACGCTGAAATCGTCGAAGACGAACCGCTGTTCGCAGCGTTCGAGGACGAGTCCAACGAGGCAGTATAA
- the gmk gene encoding guanylate kinase: MTHSTGTLYIISAPSGAGKSSLVKALTDTNPEIRVSISHTTRAMRPGEVDGVNYHFVTREAFVKMGEHGDFLERAEVFGNFYGTSQSHLQQTLDEGHDLILEIDWQGAEQVRKLMPQARSIFILPPSLQALHQRLTNRGQDSDEIIAGRMREAVNEMSHYVEYDYLIINDDFSHALDDLKAIFRANQLQQKRQQVRFGMLLAELLG, from the coding sequence ATGACCCACAGCACCGGCACCCTGTACATCATTTCCGCACCTTCGGGCGCGGGCAAGAGCAGCCTGGTCAAGGCCCTGACCGATACCAACCCGGAGATTCGCGTATCGATTTCCCACACCACCCGCGCCATGCGTCCGGGTGAAGTGGACGGCGTGAACTATCACTTCGTGACCCGCGAAGCCTTCGTGAAAATGGGCGAGCACGGCGATTTCCTGGAGCGAGCCGAAGTATTCGGCAACTTCTACGGCACCTCGCAAAGCCATCTGCAGCAGACGCTGGACGAAGGTCACGACCTGATTCTGGAAATCGATTGGCAAGGCGCCGAGCAAGTGCGCAAGCTCATGCCCCAGGCGCGTTCGATCTTCATTCTGCCGCCATCGCTGCAAGCCTTGCACCAGCGCCTGACCAACCGTGGCCAGGACAGCGACGAGATCATTGCCGGCCGGATGCGTGAAGCCGTCAACGAAATGAGCCACTATGTCGAGTACGACTACCTGATCATCAATGACGATTTCTCCCACGCGCTGGATGACCTGAAGGCGATTTTCCGTGCCAATCAATTGCAACAGAAGCGCCAACAGGTGCGTTTCGGCATGTTGCTGGCTGAATTGCTCGGCTAA
- a CDS encoding YicC/YloC family endoribonuclease: MVHSMTAFARVEKAGVQGTLSWELRSVNSRYLEPHLRLPESFRDLEGAVREALRQELSRGKLECTLRFTEESTGKPLQVDRERAAQLVAAAETVAGLIKNPAALNPLEVLAWPGVLVADAADPQALNAEALALFHQGLKELKAGREREGTELARLINERLTSIEGDVVILRELVPQMLATQRQKVLDRFTDMKADLDPQRLEQEMVMLAQKSDVAEELDRLSTHIIEVRRVLKSGGAAGRRLDFLMQELNREANTLGSKAFDPRSTQAAVNLKVLIEQMREQVQNIE; this comes from the coding sequence ATGGTGCACAGCATGACCGCCTTCGCCCGCGTCGAAAAAGCCGGCGTCCAGGGCACCCTGAGCTGGGAACTGCGCTCGGTCAACAGCCGCTACCTGGAACCCCACCTGCGTCTGCCGGAATCTTTCCGCGACCTCGAAGGCGCGGTCCGCGAAGCCCTGCGCCAGGAACTGTCCCGGGGCAAGCTCGAATGCACCCTGCGCTTTACCGAAGAAAGCACCGGCAAACCGCTGCAAGTGGACCGCGAGCGCGCCGCGCAACTGGTCGCGGCCGCCGAGACGGTCGCCGGCCTGATCAAGAACCCGGCCGCGCTGAACCCGCTGGAGGTCCTGGCCTGGCCCGGCGTGTTGGTGGCCGATGCCGCCGACCCGCAAGCGCTGAATGCCGAAGCCCTGGCGCTGTTCCATCAGGGCCTGAAAGAACTCAAGGCCGGGCGTGAGCGCGAAGGCACTGAGCTGGCGCGATTGATCAACGAGCGCCTGACCTCTATTGAAGGAGATGTGGTGATCCTGCGCGAACTGGTCCCGCAGATGCTCGCCACCCAACGCCAAAAAGTCCTCGACCGCTTCACCGACATGAAGGCCGACCTCGACCCGCAGCGACTGGAGCAGGAAATGGTCATGCTCGCGCAAAAGAGCGACGTCGCCGAAGAACTGGATCGCCTGAGCACTCACATCATCGAAGTTCGCCGGGTACTCAAATCCGGCGGCGCTGCCGGTCGGCGCCTGGACTTCCTGATGCAGGAACTCAACCGCGAAGCCAACACACTGGGCTCCAAAGCCTTCGACCCGCGCAGCACTCAAGCGGCGGTCAACCTCAAAGTGTTGATCGAGCAGATGCGCGAACAAGTGCAGAATATTGAGTAA
- the rph gene encoding ribonuclease PH, which produces MKRPSGRAADQLRSIRITRNYTKHAEGSVLVEFGDTKVICTVSVENGVPRFLKGQGQGWLTAEYGMLPRATGERNQREASRGKQGGRTLEIQRLIGRSLRAALDMTKLGDVTLYVDCDVIQADGGTRTASITGAMVALIDALKVIKKRGGLKGGDPLKQMIAAVSVGMYQGEPVLDLDYLEDSAAETDLNVVMTSTGGFIEVQGTAEGAPFQPEELNAMLALAKKGMNEIFELQKAALAD; this is translated from the coding sequence ATGAAACGTCCAAGTGGTCGCGCTGCCGATCAGCTCCGCTCGATCCGCATTACCCGCAACTACACCAAACACGCCGAGGGTTCTGTGCTGGTCGAGTTCGGTGATACCAAAGTCATCTGCACCGTCAGTGTCGAGAATGGTGTGCCGCGTTTCCTCAAAGGTCAGGGCCAAGGCTGGTTGACCGCTGAATACGGCATGCTGCCGCGCGCCACTGGCGAGCGTAACCAGCGTGAAGCGAGCCGCGGCAAGCAAGGCGGCCGTACTCTGGAAATCCAGCGTTTGATCGGTCGTTCCCTGCGCGCTGCGCTGGACATGACCAAGCTGGGCGACGTCACCCTGTACGTCGACTGCGACGTGATCCAGGCTGACGGCGGCACCCGCACCGCGTCCATCACCGGTGCCATGGTTGCACTGATCGACGCCTTGAAAGTGATCAAGAAGCGCGGCGGCCTGAAAGGTGGCGACCCGCTCAAGCAAATGATCGCTGCCGTTTCGGTGGGCATGTACCAAGGCGAGCCCGTGCTTGACCTCGACTACCTGGAAGATTCGGCTGCCGAGACTGACCTCAACGTGGTGATGACCAGCACCGGCGGCTTCATCGAAGTTCAGGGCACTGCCGAAGGCGCGCCGTTCCAGCCGGAAGAGCTGAACGCGATGCTGGCGCTGGCGAAGAAAGGCATGAACGAGATTTTCGAACTGCAGAAGGCTGCACTGGCCGACTGA
- a CDS encoding DUF4870 domain-containing protein: MSDEQLPLPTPSREVRQWAMFCHLSALLGIWLPFGTLIGPLILWQMKRESDPFIDAQGKEALNFQITVAIASAICFLLMVVIIGFFLFGLVAIGALVLTIIAGVKANEGFPYRYPFTWRLIK, encoded by the coding sequence ATGAGTGACGAGCAACTGCCGCTACCCACACCGAGTCGAGAGGTTCGTCAGTGGGCGATGTTTTGTCACCTGTCCGCCTTGCTGGGGATCTGGCTGCCGTTCGGTACGCTGATCGGGCCGCTGATTCTCTGGCAGATGAAGCGCGAGTCAGACCCGTTCATCGATGCGCAAGGCAAGGAGGCGTTGAACTTTCAGATCACCGTCGCCATTGCTTCGGCCATCTGCTTTTTGCTGATGGTGGTGATCATCGGGTTTTTCCTGTTTGGTCTGGTCGCGATCGGTGCGCTGGTGTTGACGATCATCGCCGGCGTGAAAGCCAATGAAGGGTTCCCTTACCGGTATCCGTTCACCTGGCGGCTGATCAAATAA
- a CDS encoding transposase produces the protein MTGLDARLTKRYDELVMGHSNGLPALAAGMKALPRSDKAFAQTQALWRFLSNDRVRPVDLVKPLLALAHEGCRDDCDDYALVMHDWSRLNYMHHHSKADRLQMTHRGDIGYELQSSLLVTDRDGAPICTPAQNLATRDGVLSTRAEEVLVPEKHLHELTQRITWLEQQNFAKPLVHIVDREADSVAHLRQWQAEGRQWLVRVKAGSTASHAGQSRALSQIAREMTYRKTRKVDYKGKPAIQWVGETAVVLTRQAQPFTKDRADRKTLRKSGEPLPARLVVSRILGADGHLLAEWYLLSNLEQEVADERLALWYYWRWRIESYFKLLKGGGHQLENWQQESGEAVFKRLLIASQACAVSWRLMRAKGEFAEQTRDFLVRLSGRQMKRSQPVTASALLAGLYMLLAMCETLEQYTPQELAGFAKEAIGWVASRRL, from the coding sequence ATGACCGGGCTAGATGCCCGACTGACAAAACGATACGACGAGTTGGTCATGGGACACAGTAATGGACTACCGGCGCTGGCCGCCGGGATGAAAGCCTTGCCGCGAAGCGACAAGGCTTTTGCACAGACGCAAGCCCTTTGGCGATTTTTGAGCAATGACCGGGTTCGGCCCGTTGACCTGGTTAAACCGCTGCTGGCGTTAGCCCACGAGGGTTGTCGGGATGACTGTGATGATTACGCGCTGGTCATGCACGATTGGTCTCGGCTCAATTACATGCACCACCACAGCAAGGCTGATCGCCTGCAAATGACCCACCGAGGCGATATCGGGTACGAACTGCAAAGCAGCCTGCTAGTCACCGACCGTGACGGTGCACCGATCTGTACTCCCGCTCAAAATCTGGCGACCAGGGACGGCGTGCTCAGCACGCGAGCCGAAGAAGTGCTGGTCCCTGAGAAGCATCTGCATGAACTGACACAACGTATCACTTGGCTGGAACAGCAGAATTTTGCCAAGCCGCTTGTCCATATCGTGGATCGAGAGGCTGATTCGGTCGCTCACCTGAGGCAATGGCAGGCCGAGGGTCGGCAATGGCTGGTGCGAGTCAAGGCCGGTTCCACGGCCAGTCATGCAGGTCAATCGAGGGCCCTGAGTCAAATTGCTCGCGAGATGACCTACCGCAAAACTCGCAAGGTGGACTACAAAGGAAAACCGGCCATTCAATGGGTGGGAGAAACCGCCGTCGTGCTGACTCGCCAAGCCCAGCCTTTCACCAAAGACAGGGCCGACCGCAAGACGCTGCGCAAGTCTGGTGAGCCGTTGCCGGCCCGGCTCGTCGTGAGCCGAATACTGGGAGCCGATGGTCACCTGCTGGCCGAATGGTATTTGCTGAGCAACCTTGAGCAAGAGGTCGCAGATGAACGATTGGCGCTCTGGTATTACTGGCGCTGGCGTATCGAGTCCTACTTCAAACTGCTTAAAGGGGGTGGGCATCAGCTGGAAAACTGGCAGCAAGAGAGCGGTGAAGCGGTGTTCAAACGGCTGTTGATCGCCAGTCAGGCATGTGCTGTCAGTTGGCGTCTGATGCGGGCTAAGGGGGAGTTTGCTGAGCAAACACGGGATTTTTTGGTCCGTCTGTCTGGTCGACAGATGAAGCGCTCGCAGCCGGTGACGGCTTCCGCGCTGCTGGCCGGTTTATACATGCTTTTGGCCATGTGCGAGACATTGGAACAATACACGCCCCAGGAACTGGCGGGTTTTGCTAAAGAGGCCATCGGCTGGGTGGCCAGCCGAAGACTTTAG
- a CDS encoding exodeoxyribonuclease III, which produces MRIISVNVNGIQAAVERGLLSWLQAQNADVICLQDTRASAFELDDPAFQLDGYFLYACEAEVPAQGGVALYSRLQPKAVISGLGFETADRYGRYLQADFDKVSIATLLLPSGQNGDEDLNQKFKLMDDFGRYLDKQRRKRREYIYCGSLYVAQQKLDIKNWRDSQQSPGFLAPERAWMDEIVGNMGYVDALREVSREGDQYSWWPDNEQAEMLNLGWRFDYQLLTPGLRRFVRSARLPRQPRFSQHAPLIVDYDWTLTI; this is translated from the coding sequence ATGCGGATCATCAGTGTGAACGTCAATGGGATTCAGGCTGCAGTCGAGCGTGGTTTGCTCAGTTGGCTGCAAGCACAGAATGCCGACGTCATCTGCCTGCAGGACACCCGCGCCTCCGCCTTTGAACTGGACGATCCAGCCTTCCAACTGGATGGCTACTTCCTTTATGCCTGCGAAGCTGAAGTTCCCGCCCAAGGTGGCGTGGCTTTGTACTCGCGGTTGCAACCGAAGGCAGTCATCAGCGGTCTCGGCTTCGAGACGGCCGACCGCTACGGGCGTTACCTGCAAGCCGATTTCGACAAGGTCAGCATCGCGACCTTGCTGCTCCCTTCGGGGCAGAACGGCGATGAAGACTTGAACCAGAAGTTCAAGCTAATGGACGATTTCGGCCGTTATCTGGATAAACAGCGGCGCAAACGTCGCGAGTACATTTATTGTGGCTCGCTGTACGTGGCGCAACAGAAGCTGGATATCAAGAACTGGCGCGACAGCCAGCAATCCCCGGGCTTCCTGGCGCCTGAACGTGCCTGGATGGACGAGATTGTCGGCAACATGGGTTATGTCGATGCCCTGCGCGAAGTCAGCCGTGAAGGCGACCAGTACAGCTGGTGGCCGGACAACGAACAGGCCGAAATGCTCAACCTGGGCTGGCGTTTCGACTACCAGTTGCTGACCCCAGGCCTGCGCCGCTTCGTACGCAGCGCACGCCTGCCGCGTCAGCCACGATTCTCGCAGCATGCGCCGCTGATCGTGGACTACGACTGGACGCTGACGATCTAA
- the pyrE gene encoding orotate phosphoribosyltransferase, with protein MQAYQRDFIRFAIDRGVLRFGEFTLKSGRTSPYFFNAGLFNSGSALAQLGRFYAAAIVESGISFDVLFGPAYKGIPLAATTAVALAEHHGRDLPWCFNRKEAKAHGEGGSLVGAPLTGDVLIIDDVITAGTAIREVMQIIASQEGAKAAGVLIALNRQERGNGELSAIQEVERDFGIPVISIVSLNQVLEFLADDPQLKQHLPAVEAYRAQFGV; from the coding sequence ATGCAAGCGTATCAGCGCGACTTCATTCGTTTTGCCATTGATCGTGGCGTTTTGCGCTTCGGTGAGTTCACCCTGAAGTCCGGGCGCACCAGTCCTTACTTCTTCAATGCCGGCCTGTTCAACTCGGGTTCTGCCCTGGCGCAGCTGGGGCGTTTCTACGCGGCGGCCATCGTCGAGAGCGGTATTTCGTTCGACGTACTGTTCGGCCCGGCTTACAAAGGCATCCCGTTGGCGGCGACTACCGCCGTGGCGCTGGCCGAACATCATGGTCGTGATCTGCCTTGGTGCTTCAACCGTAAGGAAGCCAAGGCCCACGGCGAAGGCGGCAGTCTGGTCGGCGCGCCATTGACCGGCGACGTGCTGATCATCGACGACGTGATCACCGCAGGCACGGCGATCCGCGAGGTGATGCAGATCATCGCTTCCCAGGAGGGCGCCAAGGCCGCGGGCGTGTTGATCGCCCTGAACCGTCAGGAGCGTGGCAACGGCGAATTGTCGGCCATCCAGGAAGTGGAGCGTGACTTCGGCATCCCGGTGATCAGCATCGTTTCGTTGAATCAGGTGCTCGAGTTCCTGGCGGATGATCCGCAGCTCAAGCAGCATTTGCCTGCCGTAGAAGCGTACCGCGCCCAGTTCGGCGTCTGA
- a CDS encoding transposase, with the protein MFSCAGIDVSKDSLEVWINSQGIGASFPNSASGFPVLIDWLKGFEVTRVLLEATGGYERGPMKVLQRGGFDVLRINPRRAKDFAKAMGYRAKTDAIDARLLAEFATIIKDADSRITSAEQDNLRALVQQRENFVQQQSDDRRRIKTASVDSIKPLLQSHIDYLDQAIKSIEQLICQSAKDLDSEKIARLRSVKGLGLVTAASIMAYLPELGEVGRHEIAALAGIAPYNDDSGNHEGPRHISGGRFAVRRAMYMASWAVILRQPEFKARYDALRLRGKCAKVALIACMRVLLIRLNAMIRDQTEWREQAA; encoded by the coding sequence ATGTTTTCCTGCGCAGGCATTGATGTTTCCAAAGACAGTCTGGAAGTCTGGATTAATTCGCAAGGCATTGGTGCGAGTTTTCCGAACAGCGCCAGTGGTTTCCCGGTGCTGATTGATTGGTTAAAAGGCTTCGAAGTCACCCGCGTGTTACTGGAAGCCACCGGTGGCTACGAGCGGGGGCCCATGAAGGTGCTTCAAAGGGGCGGCTTTGACGTCTTACGAATCAATCCTCGTCGGGCGAAAGATTTTGCCAAGGCAATGGGTTATCGCGCTAAAACAGACGCGATAGATGCGCGGCTTCTCGCCGAATTTGCAACGATTATAAAGGACGCCGATAGCCGTATCACCAGCGCCGAACAGGACAATTTGCGTGCGCTGGTACAGCAACGCGAAAACTTTGTTCAGCAGCAAAGTGACGACAGGCGGCGTATCAAAACGGCTTCTGTCGACTCGATAAAACCCTTGTTGCAAAGCCATATCGACTATTTAGATCAGGCAATAAAGTCGATAGAACAGCTGATCTGCCAAAGCGCCAAAGACCTGGACAGTGAAAAAATTGCCCGCTTGCGCTCGGTTAAGGGACTAGGGCTCGTGACCGCAGCCAGCATCATGGCCTACCTGCCTGAGCTGGGAGAGGTTGGACGGCACGAGATCGCAGCACTGGCAGGGATCGCCCCTTACAACGACGACAGCGGCAACCACGAAGGGCCTCGTCATATAAGCGGTGGCCGATTTGCCGTGCGACGTGCGATGTACATGGCCAGTTGGGCTGTGATTTTGCGACAACCCGAGTTCAAAGCCCGATATGACGCGCTTCGCCTGAGAGGTAAATGCGCGAAAGTGGCGCTGATCGCCTGCATGCGGGTGTTGTTGATAAGGCTGAACGCGATGATCCGTGACCAAACTGAGTGGAGAGAGCAGGCAGCCTAA
- a CDS encoding methyl-accepting chemotaxis protein, protein MSQPRARIASQLGLALAVILAIVISGSTVFALRSLDSANLATREEHLASEARLLADQLSTFHGTLRESTQRLAGLFEKRFSAGLSVHPDEPVTVAGVQTPGLHLGSEVLNNNFAEVDEFKQMTAGVATVFVRSGEEFIRVSTNVSKQDGSRAIGTQLDHANPAYARLMAGQSYVGRALLFERFYMSQYTPVRDSSGKIIAVLYVGFDYTDAQNAQFANLKRFRIGQTGSLALLDEQGKWLVPIAGVQALDQAAPSIVGLAKTPGKGEFWSDKSQDFYSVAVPFEGGPWSVVASMPKTEIRAVTWSVGIQLAIGSLLAMLLAVGAAVWLLRSKLAPLGDLVRQAEALGAGDLSVRLNVSSNDEIGQLARAFNQMSQALSTMVEHIRKASGEVNSRAQALSGLSGGAYEGMEQQSGEITSMAGAVEEFSATSLNIADNMGNTQRLAQENAQQTQIGRTSMDEASSSLEQIAGALNSTATVINTLGQRSQEIGGIVGVITAIAEQTNLLALNAAIEAARAGEQGRGFAVVADEVRNLASRTRQATDEISGMIQSIQQETGNAISTMEQGNVLMQEGLSRNANVASALARIDEQSRSAGQQFAAITTATQEQSSTATLLSSNLQSIALANSEQREVVSNLAVTAKELEKLAADLRQEVDRFR, encoded by the coding sequence ATGTCTCAACCTCGTGCTCGGATTGCTTCACAGCTGGGTCTTGCGCTTGCCGTGATTCTGGCGATTGTCATCAGTGGCAGTACAGTGTTTGCGTTGCGCTCGCTTGACTCGGCCAACCTCGCCACTCGCGAAGAACACTTGGCCAGCGAGGCCCGCTTGCTTGCCGATCAGCTGAGCACCTTTCACGGCACTTTGCGTGAAAGCACCCAGCGCCTGGCCGGCCTGTTCGAGAAGCGCTTCAGCGCCGGTTTGAGCGTGCATCCGGATGAGCCGGTGACCGTGGCGGGTGTGCAGACACCGGGCCTGCACTTGGGCAGTGAAGTGTTGAACAACAACTTCGCGGAAGTCGACGAGTTCAAGCAGATGACCGCAGGCGTCGCGACCGTGTTCGTGCGCAGTGGTGAGGAGTTCATTCGGGTCAGCACGAATGTCAGCAAACAAGATGGCAGCCGTGCCATCGGCACTCAGCTCGACCACGCGAACCCGGCTTACGCCCGTTTGATGGCGGGGCAGAGCTACGTGGGTCGAGCGTTGCTTTTCGAACGCTTCTACATGTCGCAGTACACCCCCGTACGCGACAGCAGCGGTAAGATCATTGCCGTGCTGTACGTAGGATTCGATTACACCGACGCGCAGAACGCGCAGTTCGCCAACCTCAAACGCTTCCGCATCGGCCAGACCGGCTCCCTGGCGTTGCTGGATGAACAAGGCAAATGGCTGGTGCCGATTGCCGGTGTGCAAGCGCTGGATCAGGCGGCCCCGAGCATCGTCGGTCTGGCCAAGACACCGGGCAAAGGCGAGTTCTGGAGCGACAAGTCGCAAGACTTTTACAGTGTTGCCGTGCCGTTCGAAGGCGGGCCGTGGTCGGTGGTGGCGAGCATGCCGAAAACCGAAATCCGCGCCGTGACCTGGAGCGTCGGCATTCAATTGGCGATCGGCAGTCTGCTGGCGATGTTGCTGGCAGTCGGTGCGGCGGTCTGGTTGCTGCGCAGCAAACTGGCGCCACTGGGTGACCTGGTACGCCAGGCCGAAGCCTTGGGCGCTGGTGATTTGAGTGTTCGCCTGAACGTGTCGAGCAATGACGAAATCGGCCAACTTGCCCGTGCCTTCAACCAGATGAGCCAGGCGCTGTCGACCATGGTCGAGCACATCCGTAAAGCCTCGGGAGAGGTCAACAGTCGGGCTCAGGCGTTGTCCGGTTTGTCTGGTGGCGCCTATGAAGGGATGGAGCAGCAGTCCGGCGAAATCACCAGCATGGCCGGCGCCGTGGAAGAATTCAGCGCTACTTCGCTGAACATCGCTGACAACATGGGCAACACCCAGCGTCTGGCGCAGGAAAACGCACAGCAAACCCAGATCGGTCGTACGTCGATGGACGAAGCGTCCTCGTCCTTGGAGCAAATCGCCGGTGCACTGAACAGCACCGCAACGGTGATCAATACCTTGGGGCAGCGCTCCCAGGAAATCGGCGGCATTGTCGGGGTGATTACCGCGATCGCCGAGCAAACCAACCTGCTGGCGCTCAACGCCGCCATCGAAGCCGCCCGCGCCGGTGAGCAGGGGCGTGGGTTTGCGGTGGTGGCCGATGAGGTGCGCAACCTGGCCTCACGTACTCGCCAAGCCACCGACGAAATTTCCGGGATGATCCAAAGCATCCAGCAGGAAACCGGCAACGCCATCAGCACCATGGAGCAGGGCAACGTGCTGATGCAGGAAGGCCTGTCGCGCAACGCCAACGTCGCTTCGGCGCTGGCGCGGATCGATGAACAAAGCCGCTCGGCTGGTCAGCAATTCGCGGCGATCACCACCGCGACCCAAGAGCAAAGCAGCACCGCGACCTTGCTCAGCAGCAATCTGCAAAGCATTGCTTTGGCGAACAGTGAGCAGCGCGAAGTGGTGTCGAACCTGGCTGTGACTGCCAAAGAGCTGGAGAAGCTGGCGGCGGATTTGCGGCAGGAGGTTGATCGGTTTCGCTGA